One Nicotiana sylvestris chromosome 12, ASM39365v2, whole genome shotgun sequence genomic window carries:
- the LOC104242844 gene encoding retrovirus-related Pol polyprotein from transposon TNT 1-94 isoform X1: MSSFAPDQDCSAEQTIGTGRESEGLYYLNSLSPSTTCLVTDPLDLIHCRLGHPSLSKLQKMVPSLSSLSTLDCESCQLGKHTRASFSRRVESHAESVFSLVHSDIWGPNRVSSTLRFRYFVSFIDDYSRCTWLFLMKDRSELFSIFQSFCAEIKNQFGVSIRIFRSDNALEYVSSQFQQFMTFHGIINQTSCPYTPQQNGVAKRKNRHLIETARTLLIESRVPLRFWGDTVLTACYLINRMPSSPIKDQIPHSVLFPQSALYPLPPRVFGSICFVHNLAPGKDKLAPRALKCVFFGYSHVQKGYRCYSPDLRRYLMSVDVTFFESKPFFASADHHDISEVLPIPTFEEFPIAPPPPSNTEVSPILTIEESSVVPLSSPLTGTPLLTYHRRLRPTSGPTGSRPAPDPAPSTPIALRKGEALSHLGWQQAMSDEMSALHTSGTWELVPLPSGKSTVGCRWVYAVKVGPDDQIDRLKARVVAKGYTQIFGLDYSDTFSPVAKVASVRLFLSMAAVRH; this comes from the exons gACTGCAGTGCGGAACAGACAATTGGTACAGGACGTGAATCAGAAGGCCTTTACTACCTTAATTCACTCAGTCCTTCCACAACATGTCTAGTTACCGATCCTCTGGACCTAATCCACTGTCGTTTAGGACATCCAAGTTTATCCAAACTTCAGAAGATGGTGCCTAGTTTATCCAGTTTGTCTACATTAGATTGTGAGTCGTGTCAGCTTGGGAAACATACCCGAGCTTCCTTTTCGCGTAGAGTTGAGAGTCATGCAGAGTCTGTTTTCTCCTTGgttcattctgatatatggggtCCTAATAGAGTTAGTTCAACCTTGAgatttcgttattttgttagtttcattgatgattactcaagatgtacttggcttttcttaatgaaagatcgttctgagttattctctatattccagagtttttgtgctgaaataaaaaatcaatttggtgtctCTATTCGCATTTTTcgcagtgataatgccttagaatatgtatcttctcagtttcagcagtttatgaCTTTTCATGGAATTATAAATCagacatcttgtccttatacccctcagcaaaatggggttgcaaAGAGAAAGAATAGGCACCTTATTGAGACTGCTCGCACACTTCTAATTGAATCTCGTGTTCCGTTACGTTTTTGGGGCGATACAGTTCTCACAGCTTGTTATTTGATTAATAGGATGCCTTCATCTCCCATCAAGGATCAGATTCCGCATTCAGTATTGTTTCCCCAGTCAGCCTTATACCCTCTTCCACCTCGTGTTTTTGGGAGCATATGTTTTGTTCATAACTTAGCCCCtgggaaagataagttagctcctcgtgctctcaagtgtgtcttcTTTGGCTATTCTCATGTTCAGAAGGGATATCGTTGTTATTCACCTGATCTTCGTAGGTACCTTATGTCAGTTGACGTCACATTTTTTGAGTCTAAACCATTCTTTGCTTCTGCTGACCACCATGATATATCTGAGGTCTTGCCTATACCGACCTTTGAGGAGTTTCCTATAGCTCCCCCTCCACCTTCGAACACAGAGGTTTCACCCATACTAACCATTGAGGAGTCTAGTGTTGTTCCTCTTAGTTCCCCACTCACAGGAacaccactcttgacttatcatcgtcgtcTACGCCCTACATCAGGCCCAACTGGTTCTCGTCCTGCACCTGACCCTGCTCCTAGTACACCGATTGCACTTCGAAAAG gtgaagcgTTGTCTCATCTAGGATGGCAACAGGCTATgagtgacgagatgtctgctttacatacaagtggtacttgggagcttgttcctcttccttcaggtaaatctactgttggttgtcgttgggtttatgcagtcaaagttggtcccgATGACCAGATTGATCGACTTAAGGCCCGTGTTGTTGCCAAAGGATATACTCAGATATTTGGGCTCGATTACAGTGATACCTTCTCTCCTGTGGCTAAAGTGGCATCAGtccgcctttttctatccatggctgcAGTTCGTCATTGA
- the LOC104242844 gene encoding retrovirus-related Pol polyprotein from transposon TNT 1-94 isoform X2 — MSSFAPDQDCSAEQTIGTGRESEGLYYLNSLSPSTTCLVTDPLDLIHCRLGHPSLSKLQKMVPSLSSLSTLDCESCQLGKHTRASFSRRVESHAESVFSLVHSDIWGPNRVSSTLRFRYFVSFIDDYSRCTWLFLMKDRSELFSIFQSFCAEIKNQFGVSIRIFRSDNALEYVSSQFQQFMTFHGIINQTSCPYTPQQNGVAKRKNRHLIETARTLLIESRVPLRFWGDTVLTACYLINRMPSSPIKDQIPHSVLFPQSALYPLPPRVFGSICFVHNLAPGKDKLAPRALKCVFFGYSHVQKGYRCYSPDLRRYLMSVDVTFFESKPFFASADHHDISEVLPIPTFEEFPIAPPPPSNTEVSPILTIEESSVVPLSSPLTGTPLLTYHRRLRPTSGPTGSRPAPDPAPSTPIALRKVYR; from the exons gACTGCAGTGCGGAACAGACAATTGGTACAGGACGTGAATCAGAAGGCCTTTACTACCTTAATTCACTCAGTCCTTCCACAACATGTCTAGTTACCGATCCTCTGGACCTAATCCACTGTCGTTTAGGACATCCAAGTTTATCCAAACTTCAGAAGATGGTGCCTAGTTTATCCAGTTTGTCTACATTAGATTGTGAGTCGTGTCAGCTTGGGAAACATACCCGAGCTTCCTTTTCGCGTAGAGTTGAGAGTCATGCAGAGTCTGTTTTCTCCTTGgttcattctgatatatggggtCCTAATAGAGTTAGTTCAACCTTGAgatttcgttattttgttagtttcattgatgattactcaagatgtacttggcttttcttaatgaaagatcgttctgagttattctctatattccagagtttttgtgctgaaataaaaaatcaatttggtgtctCTATTCGCATTTTTcgcagtgataatgccttagaatatgtatcttctcagtttcagcagtttatgaCTTTTCATGGAATTATAAATCagacatcttgtccttatacccctcagcaaaatggggttgcaaAGAGAAAGAATAGGCACCTTATTGAGACTGCTCGCACACTTCTAATTGAATCTCGTGTTCCGTTACGTTTTTGGGGCGATACAGTTCTCACAGCTTGTTATTTGATTAATAGGATGCCTTCATCTCCCATCAAGGATCAGATTCCGCATTCAGTATTGTTTCCCCAGTCAGCCTTATACCCTCTTCCACCTCGTGTTTTTGGGAGCATATGTTTTGTTCATAACTTAGCCCCtgggaaagataagttagctcctcgtgctctcaagtgtgtcttcTTTGGCTATTCTCATGTTCAGAAGGGATATCGTTGTTATTCACCTGATCTTCGTAGGTACCTTATGTCAGTTGACGTCACATTTTTTGAGTCTAAACCATTCTTTGCTTCTGCTGACCACCATGATATATCTGAGGTCTTGCCTATACCGACCTTTGAGGAGTTTCCTATAGCTCCCCCTCCACCTTCGAACACAGAGGTTTCACCCATACTAACCATTGAGGAGTCTAGTGTTGTTCCTCTTAGTTCCCCACTCACAGGAacaccactcttgacttatcatcgtcgtcTACGCCCTACATCAGGCCCAACTGGTTCTCGTCCTGCACCTGACCCTGCTCCTAGTACACCGATTGCACTTCGAAAAG tctacaggtga